From Xylocopa sonorina isolate GNS202 chromosome 2, iyXylSono1_principal, whole genome shotgun sequence, a single genomic window includes:
- the LOC143433137 gene encoding uncharacterized protein LOC143433137, whose protein sequence is MLLETHLTCYADDTLVLAIETSLQRAICRAEIAVATVASKLEELGLQMAPEKTEILCFEGRRRDPRGGNEVVSIGPAKVKVGSELNYLGVLLDDKWTFDRHFARQTVRLDAAANYLSRIMSNMNGPDEKVTRLYADVVKSITLYGSPVWSDALCKGQEACNSCEVRGEELRSAS, encoded by the coding sequence ATGCTATTAGAAACTCATCTAACGTGTTACGCGGATGATACTCTAGTGTTGGCGATCGAGACAAGCCTTCAACGCGCGATCTGCCGGGCGGAAATCGCCGTAGCCACCGTGGCGAGTAAGCTGGAAGAACTGGGGCTCCAAATGGCGCCGGAGAAGACGGAGATCCTCTGCTTCGAAGGAAGAAGAAGGGATCCGCGAGGAGGAAACGAGGTGGTTTCCATCGGTCCAGCAAAAGTCAAGGTCGGGAGTGAGTTGAATTATCTCGGCGTACTCCTCGACGACAAGTGGACCTTTGATCGCCACTTCGCTCGCCAGACTGTTCGTCTGGATGCTGCGGCGAATTATTTAAGCCGCATCATGTCAAATATGAACGGCCCCGACGAGAAAGTAACAAGACTTTACGCCGACGTCGTGAAAAGCATCACTCTTTACGGATCTCCGGTGTGGAGCGACGCACTTTGCAAGGGACAAGAAGCCTGCAACTCCTGCGAAGTGCGTGGAGAAGAATTGCGATCCGCGTCGTGA